The following proteins come from a genomic window of Salvia hispanica cultivar TCC Black 2014 chromosome 4, UniMelb_Shisp_WGS_1.0, whole genome shotgun sequence:
- the LOC125185694 gene encoding nuclear transport factor 2-like isoform X1 produces MSAAAAEVAAQQPVTAQVVASAFVIQYYHILHQTPEHVYRFYQDISKLGRPQEDGTMTITTTMQAINEKILALKPLDFLAEVKSVDSQESFSGGVHVLVTGYLMGKDKSCRNFAQSFFLAPQDNGYFVLNDMLRYLDSVPANPAVLNDTVPVPAAPATIVDNHVPDSGDSQRFSEDAAPPAEEVVAGEVYNSLENGDVPILEEEVPVAEVVDEVENDEQMIVQSSAKIEELPKKSYASIVMHLKESVASSPRLQVAPRKPPPKIVEPMHPPSSTVTDGPISGSEAVDNGNNAEGEADGYSIYIKGLPMNATESLLEEVFKKFGTIKSDGIQVRSNRQQAFCFGFVEFEDASSVQKALEASPVTIGSRQAFVEEKRSTNTRNSKGRFQPGRGAGFRNEGVRGRGNYGGGRGYGRGDFNGRGEFGGRGGRSSNRDGYQRSENMSSNGGGRMNRTGGLTNGNTKSMAPRVSATA; encoded by the exons ATGTCGGCGGCAGCAGCAGAGGTAGCAGCTCAGCAACCAGTTACTGCGCAAGTt GTTGCGAGCGCATTTGTGATTCAGTATTATCATATTCTGCATCAGACGCCGGAACATGTTTATCGGTTTTATCAGGACATAAGTAAGCTTGGTCGTCCACAGGAGGATGGCACCATGACCATCACCACCACTATGCAA GCCATAAATGAGAAGATTCTTGCCCTCAAACCTCTTGATTTCTTAGCAGAGGTTAAATCAGTAGATTCTCAAGAGTCCTTTAGTGGTGGAGTTCATGTTCTTGTAACTGGCTATCTGATGGGGAAGGACAAGTCATGCCGCAATTTTGCGCAGTCCTTTTTCCTTGCCCCTCAGGACAATGGTTATTTTGTTCTGAATGATATGCTTCGGTATCTGGATAGTGTCCCTGCGAACCCAGCTGTGCTCAATGACACTGTGCCAG TGCCTGCTGCCCCAGCAACAATTGTGGACAATCATGTCCCTGATTCGGGGGATAGCCAGAGGTTCTCGGAGGATGCCGCACCTCCCGCAGAAGAAGTTGTGGCAGGAGAAGTTTACAATTCACTTGAGAATGGTGATGTGCCGATCCTTGAAGAAGAAGTCCCGGTGGCTGAGGTTGTTGATGAAGTAGAAAATGACGAACAGATGATTGTTCAATCTAGTGCCAAAATTGAGGAATTGCCAAAGAAATCTTATGCATCTATT GTGATGCATCTCAAGGAAAGTGTTGCATCTTCCCCACGCCTGCAAGTGGCTCCTAGGAAACCTCCACCAAAGATTGTAGAGCCAATGCATCCACCTTCTTCCACAGTAACCGATGGACCTATTTCTGGTTCAGAAGCTGTTGATAATGGAAACAACGCTGAGGGTGAAG CTGATGGCTACTCAATATACATAAAGGGTCTCCCTATGAATGCTACTGAGAGCTTACTTGAGGAAGTATTCAAGAAATTTGGTACCATCAAGAGCGATGGAATTCAAGTTAGGAGCAACAGA CAACAAGCGTTTTGTTTTGGCTTTGTGGAATTTGAGGATGCAAGTTCTGTACAAAAAGCTCTCGAG GCTTCTCCAGTGACAATTGGTTCACGTCAAGCATTTGTTGAGGAGAAGAGGTCTACTAACACTCGAAATTCCAAGGGGAGATTTCAACCAGGAAGGGGTGCTGGATTCAGAAATGAAGGAGTAAGAGGACGTGGGAACTATGGAGGTGGGAGGGGATACGGGAGGGGTGATTTTAATGGCAGGGGTGAGTTTGGCGGCAGGGGTGGCAGGTCCTCAAACCGTGATGGATATCAGAGGTCTGAAAACATGAGTAGCAATGGAGGCGGTCGCATGAACCGTACAGGTGGCCTCACCAATGGTAACACAAAGAGTATGGCACCTCGGGTTTCTGCTACTGCTTGA
- the LOC125185173 gene encoding membrane protein of ER body 1-like isoform X2, with amino-acid sequence MADMEKVNEKEEEEELPPPPSDVTDQVEDDANDMAPVDQINKAETEMQETEMTMKAAGLKIGGGFRYTQESKVGEQEEEGSETKKGSSEDGERERNETIEFEVTYVDNGEKEVELVLDLDKFKRYAPHCHNCNHLATKLILRRKIPDPNPNPNQIQTKKYWFVVWFEFFFVWIWGKLDLTPGKQVHQPADSGKSANKETRKEGGKDLLPNLPNKNGNDPKRDIENDENDGKHKVEGEKDKHPSTDKPDKNENKELRNEKKNEKQQKTRRSESESSDSEADTDEEEEEEDTKPKILELLTRLRGSLKLVEILKCIVYGGLIESITSLSVVASGAATDASTLNVFAIGLALLFSGLIAIGNMLVELKRGRNKHYKEQLGGSKKKFVFHSTLVILSYLVFGLVAPSTFAFTFVDKYAKILAAAAAAFSCIFILAIAKVYTSEDKHFPHSYIEMACNYLIISFFTSGIAYTVGYSIEMYVLKLGLFTSVERVSCYHGEAY; translated from the exons ATGGCAGATATGGAGAAAGTGAATgagaaggaggaggaggaggagttgccgccgccgccctcaGACGTCACGGATCAGGTTGAGGACGATGCTAACGATATGGCGCCAGTGGATCAAATTAACAAAG CTGAGACGGAAATGCAAGAGACGGAGATGACGATGAAAGCTGCGGGGTTGAAAATCGGAGGGGGCTTCCGGTACACTCAAG AAAGTAAGGTTGGAGAGCAAGAGGAGGAGGGTAGTGAGACGAAAAAGGGGAGTAGTgaagatggagagagagagaggaatgAGACGATAGAGTTTGAAGTGACATATGTGGACAATGGGGAAAAAGAGGTTGAATTGGTGTTGGATTTGGACAAGTTCAAGAGATATGCTCCACACTGCCACAACTGCAACCATCTGGCTACCAAACTTATTCTTCGTCGGAAGATTCCTGATCCGAATCCGAACCCGAATCAGATTcagacaaaaaaatattggtttGTGGTATGGTTTGAGTTTTTCTTCGTTTGGATTTGGGGGAAACTGGATCTCACTCCAGGCAAGCAAGTTCATCAACCTGCAG ATTCTGGAAAGAGTGCAAACAAAGAAACACGCAAGGAAGGTGGAAAAGATCTACTTCCAAACCTACcaaacaaaaatggaaatgatcCTAAGAGAG ATattgaaaatgatgaaaatgatGGAAAACACAAGGTAGAAGGGGAAAAAGATAAACATCCATCAACCGACAAACCagacaaaaatgaaaacaaagaattacgaaatgagaagaaaaatgagaagcAGCAGAAGACTAGGAGAAGTGAATCAGAATCAAGTGATAGTGAAGCTGATACAG atgaggaggaggaggaggaggacaCGAAACCGAAGATTCTAGAGTTACTTACAAGACTTCGTGGTAGTCTAAAACTAGTGGAGATCTTAAAATGCATTGTGTACGGAGGTCTAATCGAGTCCATCACCAGCTTGAGCGTCGTCGCCTCTGGGGCCGCCACAGATGCCTCTACAT TGAATGTCTTTGCTATTGGATTGGCACTCCTATTCAGTGGCCTCATTGCTATTGGAAATATG CTTGTTGAACTAAAGAGGGGTAGAAATAAACATTACAAGGAGCAACTTGGTGGTAGTAAGAAGAAGTTTGTATTTCACTCCACATTAGTGATACTATCATACCTCGTTTTTGGGCTGGTAGCCCCCTCTACTTTCGCCTTCACCTTTGTCGACAAGTACGCCAAGATTCTTGCTGCGGCTGCTGCGGCTTTTTCTTGCATTTTCATCCTGGCGATTGCCAAAGTTTATACTAGCGAAGACAAACATTTTCCCCATTCCTACATTGAGATGGCCTGCAACTATcttatcatttcattttttacctcGGGAATCGCATACACGGTCGGGTATAGCATTGAAATGTACGTGCTCAAGCTTGGATTGTTTACGTCAGTTGAGCGCGTTAGCTGTTACCATGGTGAGGCCTACTAG
- the LOC125185173 gene encoding uncharacterized protein LOC125185173 isoform X1 — translation MADMEKVNEKEEEEELPPPPSDVTDQVEDDANDMAPVDQINKAETEMQETEMTMKAAGLKIGGGFRYTQESKVGEQEEEGSETKKGSSEDGERERNETIEFEVTYVDNGEKEVELVLDLDKFKRYAPHCHNCNHLATKLILRRKIPDPNPNPNQIQTKKYWFVVWFEFFFVWIWGKLDLTPGKQVHQPADSGKSANKETRKEGGKDLLPNLPNKNGNDPKRGKIENEGGGKSQLPSIDQPDENEHEPKGDIENDENDGKHKVEGEKDKHPSTDKPDKNENKELRNEKKNEKQQKTRRSESESSDSEADTDEEEEEEDTKPKILELLTRLRGSLKLVEILKCIVYGGLIESITSLSVVASGAATDASTLNVFAIGLALLFSGLIAIGNMLVELKRGRNKHYKEQLGGSKKKFVFHSTLVILSYLVFGLVAPSTFAFTFVDKYAKILAAAAAAFSCIFILAIAKVYTSEDKHFPHSYIEMACNYLIISFFTSGIAYTVGYSIEMYVLKLGLFTSVERVSCYHGEAY, via the exons ATGGCAGATATGGAGAAAGTGAATgagaaggaggaggaggaggagttgccgccgccgccctcaGACGTCACGGATCAGGTTGAGGACGATGCTAACGATATGGCGCCAGTGGATCAAATTAACAAAG CTGAGACGGAAATGCAAGAGACGGAGATGACGATGAAAGCTGCGGGGTTGAAAATCGGAGGGGGCTTCCGGTACACTCAAG AAAGTAAGGTTGGAGAGCAAGAGGAGGAGGGTAGTGAGACGAAAAAGGGGAGTAGTgaagatggagagagagagaggaatgAGACGATAGAGTTTGAAGTGACATATGTGGACAATGGGGAAAAAGAGGTTGAATTGGTGTTGGATTTGGACAAGTTCAAGAGATATGCTCCACACTGCCACAACTGCAACCATCTGGCTACCAAACTTATTCTTCGTCGGAAGATTCCTGATCCGAATCCGAACCCGAATCAGATTcagacaaaaaaatattggtttGTGGTATGGTTTGAGTTTTTCTTCGTTTGGATTTGGGGGAAACTGGATCTCACTCCAGGCAAGCAAGTTCATCAACCTGCAG ATTCTGGAAAGAGTGCAAACAAAGAAACACGCAAGGAAGGTGGAAAAGATCTACTTCCAAACCTACcaaacaaaaatggaaatgatcCTAAGAGAG GAAAAATCGAAAACGAAGGAGGTGGAAAAAGTCAACTTCCATCAATCGACCAACCAGACGAAAATGAACATGAGCCTAAAGGag ATattgaaaatgatgaaaatgatGGAAAACACAAGGTAGAAGGGGAAAAAGATAAACATCCATCAACCGACAAACCagacaaaaatgaaaacaaagaattacgaaatgagaagaaaaatgagaagcAGCAGAAGACTAGGAGAAGTGAATCAGAATCAAGTGATAGTGAAGCTGATACAG atgaggaggaggaggaggaggacaCGAAACCGAAGATTCTAGAGTTACTTACAAGACTTCGTGGTAGTCTAAAACTAGTGGAGATCTTAAAATGCATTGTGTACGGAGGTCTAATCGAGTCCATCACCAGCTTGAGCGTCGTCGCCTCTGGGGCCGCCACAGATGCCTCTACAT TGAATGTCTTTGCTATTGGATTGGCACTCCTATTCAGTGGCCTCATTGCTATTGGAAATATG CTTGTTGAACTAAAGAGGGGTAGAAATAAACATTACAAGGAGCAACTTGGTGGTAGTAAGAAGAAGTTTGTATTTCACTCCACATTAGTGATACTATCATACCTCGTTTTTGGGCTGGTAGCCCCCTCTACTTTCGCCTTCACCTTTGTCGACAAGTACGCCAAGATTCTTGCTGCGGCTGCTGCGGCTTTTTCTTGCATTTTCATCCTGGCGATTGCCAAAGTTTATACTAGCGAAGACAAACATTTTCCCCATTCCTACATTGAGATGGCCTGCAACTATcttatcatttcattttttacctcGGGAATCGCATACACGGTCGGGTATAGCATTGAAATGTACGTGCTCAAGCTTGGATTGTTTACGTCAGTTGAGCGCGTTAGCTGTTACCATGGTGAGGCCTACTAG
- the LOC125223588 gene encoding ninja-family protein AFP3-like: MGREMENEMELSLELSIGGCYAKSESKTSLEREKGRLSEEFDNAQNDDLQKRREMQAMKRREARMKREFKKSRGMMKDKEIEGAAPAPKRERSSNASSSKVSWGPIGNGFAWDGQQPPPSSSHHRSTSHIGGSSSDTGSHSSSFGTHQNDKLEINNSSSDAEPARVCQDQSTKASAIQQPQSDTTCSTTDICMIKPPPTGRDGAASILQMPCVSATGNGPNGRTITGFLYKYTKSEVSIMCVCHGSFFSPAQFVEHAGGVDVTHPLRHITIVPSPIR; the protein is encoded by the exons ATGGGGCGAGAAATGGAAAACGAAATGGAGCTGAGTTTGGAGCTATCCATCGGGGGTTGCTACGCGAAATCAGAGAGCAAGACTAGTTTAGAAAGGGAAAAGGGGAGGCTCTCCGAGGAATTTGATAATGCTCAAAACGACGATCTGCAGAAGAGGAGAGAGATGCAGGCGATGAAGAGGAGGGAAGCTCGGATGAAGAGGGAATTCAAGAAATCCAGAGGCATGATGAAGGATAAAGAGATAGAAGGAGCAGCGCCCGCACCCAAGAGAGAGAGGAGCTCTAACGCCTCCTCCTCCAAGGTTTCTTGGGGACCCATCGGAAACGGCTTTGCATGGGACGGGCAACAGCCGCCGCCAAGTTCGTCGCATCATCGGAGCACGTCCCACATAG GGGGAAGTAGTAGTGATACCGGAAGTCACTCGAGTAGCTTTGGCACACACCAAAATGACAAGCTCGAAATCAACAACTCGTCGTCCGATGCAGAGCCAGCACGCGTGTGTCAAGACCAGAGCACCAAGGCATCCGCCATTCAACAGCCACAATCGGACACAACTTGCTCAACGACAGACATATGCATGATCAAGCCACCTCCGACTGGCCGAGATGGGGCCGCTTCAATTCTACAAATGCCTTGCGTTTCCGCCACAGGCAACGGCCCCAATGGCCGGACCATCACTGGATTCTTGTACAAGTATACGAAATCTGAGGTGAGCATCATGTGCGTGTGCCATGGCAGCTTCTTCTCGCCTGCCCAGTTTGTTGAGCACGCAGGAGGTGTGGACGTCACGCATCCTCTCCGGCATATCACCATCGTTCCCTCGCCCATCCGGTGA
- the LOC125185694 gene encoding nuclear transport factor 2-like isoform X2 has product MSAAAAEVAAQQPVTAQVVASAFVIQYYHILHQTPEHVYRFYQDISKLGRPQEDGTMTITTTMQAINEKILALKPLDFLAEVKSVDSQESFSGGVHVLVTGYLMGKDKSCRNFAQSFFLAPQDNGYFVLNDMLRYLDSVPANPAVLNDTVPVPAAPATIVDNHVPDSGDSQRFSEDAAPPAEEVVAGEVYNSLENGDVPILEEEVPVAEVVDEVENDEQMIVQSSAKIEELPKKSYASIVMHLKESVASSPRLQVAPRKPPPKIVEPMHPPSSTVTDGPISGSEAVDNGNNAEADGYSIYIKGLPMNATESLLEEVFKKFGTIKSDGIQVRSNRQQAFCFGFVEFEDASSVQKALEASPVTIGSRQAFVEEKRSTNTRNSKGRFQPGRGAGFRNEGVRGRGNYGGGRGYGRGDFNGRGEFGGRGGRSSNRDGYQRSENMSSNGGGRMNRTGGLTNGNTKSMAPRVSATA; this is encoded by the exons ATGTCGGCGGCAGCAGCAGAGGTAGCAGCTCAGCAACCAGTTACTGCGCAAGTt GTTGCGAGCGCATTTGTGATTCAGTATTATCATATTCTGCATCAGACGCCGGAACATGTTTATCGGTTTTATCAGGACATAAGTAAGCTTGGTCGTCCACAGGAGGATGGCACCATGACCATCACCACCACTATGCAA GCCATAAATGAGAAGATTCTTGCCCTCAAACCTCTTGATTTCTTAGCAGAGGTTAAATCAGTAGATTCTCAAGAGTCCTTTAGTGGTGGAGTTCATGTTCTTGTAACTGGCTATCTGATGGGGAAGGACAAGTCATGCCGCAATTTTGCGCAGTCCTTTTTCCTTGCCCCTCAGGACAATGGTTATTTTGTTCTGAATGATATGCTTCGGTATCTGGATAGTGTCCCTGCGAACCCAGCTGTGCTCAATGACACTGTGCCAG TGCCTGCTGCCCCAGCAACAATTGTGGACAATCATGTCCCTGATTCGGGGGATAGCCAGAGGTTCTCGGAGGATGCCGCACCTCCCGCAGAAGAAGTTGTGGCAGGAGAAGTTTACAATTCACTTGAGAATGGTGATGTGCCGATCCTTGAAGAAGAAGTCCCGGTGGCTGAGGTTGTTGATGAAGTAGAAAATGACGAACAGATGATTGTTCAATCTAGTGCCAAAATTGAGGAATTGCCAAAGAAATCTTATGCATCTATT GTGATGCATCTCAAGGAAAGTGTTGCATCTTCCCCACGCCTGCAAGTGGCTCCTAGGAAACCTCCACCAAAGATTGTAGAGCCAATGCATCCACCTTCTTCCACAGTAACCGATGGACCTATTTCTGGTTCAGAAGCTGTTGATAATGGAAACAACGCTGAGG CTGATGGCTACTCAATATACATAAAGGGTCTCCCTATGAATGCTACTGAGAGCTTACTTGAGGAAGTATTCAAGAAATTTGGTACCATCAAGAGCGATGGAATTCAAGTTAGGAGCAACAGA CAACAAGCGTTTTGTTTTGGCTTTGTGGAATTTGAGGATGCAAGTTCTGTACAAAAAGCTCTCGAG GCTTCTCCAGTGACAATTGGTTCACGTCAAGCATTTGTTGAGGAGAAGAGGTCTACTAACACTCGAAATTCCAAGGGGAGATTTCAACCAGGAAGGGGTGCTGGATTCAGAAATGAAGGAGTAAGAGGACGTGGGAACTATGGAGGTGGGAGGGGATACGGGAGGGGTGATTTTAATGGCAGGGGTGAGTTTGGCGGCAGGGGTGGCAGGTCCTCAAACCGTGATGGATATCAGAGGTCTGAAAACATGAGTAGCAATGGAGGCGGTCGCATGAACCGTACAGGTGGCCTCACCAATGGTAACACAAAGAGTATGGCACCTCGGGTTTCTGCTACTGCTTGA